A stretch of the Nosocomiicoccus ampullae genome encodes the following:
- a CDS encoding ABC1 kinase family protein: protein MIRNQIKYINRFREIAILFSKSGLGFIIEESGLDNLLSLPRRLFNKTPQQEDKTIAERIRIFLEEAGPAYVKLGQIASTRGDILPESFIKELEKLQSEVPPFSSDIAKELIETNLDINIEDTFLIFEDEPLGSASIGQVHRAVLKTGEVVAIKVQRPNIERNIRTDLEILSTIAQVAENNFNWAKQYQVTDIVEELSQAIIQEMDYTIEARNINRIKRQFKGNDTVAFPHVYATLSNKTILTMEYFDGYSIRSTKLLDEKGYDRYHIADTLARTLFTQIFEHGFFHADIHPGNIVVTNEGKVGFIDFGMVGKLTEDIKQNFGSLLIGLMQKNSKKVVRSIVQMGVVPDGVDVNELYKEAELMQDKYYDIPLKDLEFSDAVRDLFSITNKYHIHLPKDFTLLAKTLITLEGNIEMLDKNYSILTVAEPFGKSLLIKRLNPKNIAENKLSDWVLLTTLIEESLQNLHQFSKGLGEKHLPVMLGLKQEKNIARHLDRTINRISFSIVLLSLSILMAGIIIGSSVLGQGSILFKLPVIEIGSILAIAMFSWLIFTIFKSGRM from the coding sequence ATGATACGAAATCAAATTAAATATATTAACCGCTTTAGAGAAATTGCGATCCTCTTTTCTAAAAGTGGACTCGGCTTTATTATCGAAGAAAGTGGATTAGATAATTTACTTAGCTTGCCAAGACGACTATTTAATAAAACACCACAACAAGAAGATAAAACAATCGCTGAACGTATTCGAATATTTTTAGAAGAAGCGGGTCCAGCATATGTGAAACTCGGACAAATTGCGAGTACACGAGGAGATATTTTACCTGAATCATTTATTAAAGAATTAGAGAAGCTTCAAAGTGAAGTGCCGCCTTTTTCTAGCGACATCGCAAAAGAGTTAATAGAGACGAATCTAGATATAAATATTGAAGATACATTTTTAATATTTGAAGATGAACCTCTCGGTTCTGCATCAATTGGGCAAGTCCACCGTGCGGTGTTAAAAACTGGAGAAGTCGTTGCGATAAAAGTTCAGCGACCAAATATCGAAAGAAATATCCGTACAGATTTAGAAATTTTGTCAACTATTGCTCAAGTTGCTGAAAATAATTTTAACTGGGCAAAACAATATCAAGTAACAGACATTGTTGAAGAATTATCTCAAGCGATTATTCAAGAGATGGACTATACAATAGAAGCAAGAAATATTAACCGTATTAAACGTCAATTTAAAGGAAATGATACTGTTGCATTTCCACACGTTTATGCCACGTTATCAAATAAGACGATTCTCACAATGGAATATTTTGATGGATATTCAATACGTAGTACAAAACTACTCGATGAAAAAGGATACGACCGTTATCACATCGCTGATACGTTAGCGCGTACTTTATTTACTCAAATTTTTGAACATGGATTTTTCCACGCAGATATTCATCCAGGTAATATTGTCGTTACTAATGAAGGTAAAGTTGGCTTTATTGACTTTGGAATGGTTGGAAAGCTAACTGAAGATATCAAACAAAACTTTGGTAGTTTACTTATTGGATTAATGCAAAAAAATTCTAAAAAAGTCGTTCGATCAATTGTACAAATGGGCGTTGTTCCAGACGGTGTCGATGTAAATGAGTTATATAAAGAAGCTGAACTTATGCAAGATAAGTATTACGATATACCACTTAAGGATTTAGAGTTTAGCGACGCAGTTAGAGATTTATTTTCAATTACGAATAAATATCATATTCACTTACCAAAAGACTTCACTCTACTCGCTAAAACACTCATTACTTTAGAAGGAAATATTGAAATGCTAGACAAAAATTACAGCATCTTAACAGTTGCTGAACCGTTTGGTAAAAGTTTACTCATTAAACGACTAAACCCGAAAAACATCGCAGAAAATAAACTTTCTGACTGGGTACTACTCACGACCTTAATTGAGGAATCACTGCAAAATTTACACCAGTTCTCTAAAGGTCTAGGTGAAAAACATCTTCCAGTGATGCTTGGGTTAAAACAAGAAAAAAATATCGCACGCCATCTAGATCGTACGATAAATAGAATTTCTTTCTCAATTGTATTATTATCTCTGTCAATTTTAATGGCAGGAATTATTATTGGATCTTCTGTGCTCGGACAAGGTTCTATATTATTTAAACTTCCAGTAATAGAGATAGGTTCTATACTCGCCATCGCAATGTTTAGTTGGCTCATATTTACGATATTTAAAAGCGGACGAATGTGA
- a CDS encoding RrF2 family transcriptional regulator: MNISTKGRYGLYFMNVLAIEYGVRKRSVKSIANERGVSDLYLEQIVACLRRANLVKSTRGAYGGYELNYPPDEITVLDVFKAVGENIVAIELDDKDTKNERFLWRRIRDGISDVIAHTTLYDLISQPDEFDDYMFYI, translated from the coding sequence GTGAATATATCAACAAAAGGCCGCTATGGTTTATATTTTATGAATGTACTCGCTATAGAGTACGGAGTTAGAAAACGCTCTGTAAAATCAATTGCAAACGAACGTGGAGTGAGTGACTTATATTTAGAGCAAATCGTTGCGTGTTTAAGAAGAGCAAATCTTGTAAAAAGTACACGCGGTGCATATGGAGGGTATGAGTTAAATTATCCACCAGATGAAATTACAGTACTCGATGTTTTTAAAGCAGTTGGTGAAAATATCGTAGCAATCGAATTAGATGATAAAGATACAAAAAATGAAAGATTTTTATGGAGAAGAATTAGAGATGGAATAAGTGACGTGATTGCTCATACGACACTTTATGATTTAATTAGTCAGCCAGATGAATTTGATGATTATATGTTTTATATTTAA
- a CDS encoding replication-associated recombination protein A, which produces MSNEPLSFRMRPKNIDEVLGQDHLVGEKGIIRRMVQAKRLQSMILYGPPGIGKTSIASALAGSSKYKFRTLNAVSSSKKDIEKIILEADMSGSVILMLDEIHRLDKAKQDFLLPHLESGKIVLIGATTSNPYHAINPAIRSRTQIFELHPLKEDDIKTGITRALEDKDRGLVSKDITLDDDALEHFVKASNGDIRSALNGLELAVLSDTKDSIHVTLEDARDTMQQSQFIHDKDGDEHYDVMSAFQKSIRGSDVDAALHYLGRLIEAGDLVTIARRLLVISYEDIGLSNPQLPGRTLDAIIAAERLGFPEARIPLSMAVIDLALSPKSNTTIKSIDNALSDIRKGHIGVVPKHLKDGHYKGAKELGNSIGYKNPHDYNNNIVKQQYLPDSLKHKQYFKDDGTSKYESFLNETYKNLKPFNKY; this is translated from the coding sequence ATGTCAAATGAACCTTTAAGTTTTCGCATGCGTCCAAAAAATATTGATGAAGTACTCGGACAAGATCATCTCGTTGGGGAAAAAGGAATTATTAGACGTATGGTCCAAGCGAAAAGATTACAATCAATGATACTTTATGGACCACCTGGTATTGGTAAAACGAGTATCGCCAGTGCGTTAGCTGGTAGTTCAAAATATAAGTTTAGAACGTTAAATGCTGTATCGAGTTCTAAAAAAGATATTGAAAAAATTATATTAGAAGCAGATATGAGTGGTAGTGTGATATTAATGCTCGATGAGATCCATCGTCTCGATAAAGCAAAGCAGGACTTTCTACTCCCGCATTTAGAAAGTGGAAAAATCGTGTTAATCGGTGCAACAACATCAAACCCTTATCATGCAATTAACCCAGCCATTCGTTCGAGAACACAAATTTTTGAATTACATCCATTGAAAGAAGACGATATTAAAACAGGAATTACTCGCGCATTAGAAGATAAAGACCGTGGGCTTGTTAGTAAAGATATTACGCTCGATGATGACGCGTTAGAACATTTTGTGAAAGCTTCAAATGGAGATATTAGAAGTGCGTTAAACGGTTTAGAACTTGCAGTATTAAGTGATACGAAAGATTCTATTCATGTCACGTTAGAAGATGCAAGAGATACGATGCAACAGAGTCAATTTATACACGACAAAGATGGAGATGAGCATTACGATGTGATGAGTGCGTTTCAAAAGTCTATTCGCGGAAGTGACGTTGATGCGGCCCTTCATTATCTCGGTAGACTTATTGAAGCTGGAGACCTCGTCACAATTGCAAGACGCTTGCTCGTGATCAGTTATGAGGATATTGGACTTAGTAATCCTCAGCTTCCAGGTAGAACGTTAGATGCGATAATTGCAGCTGAACGCCTCGGATTTCCAGAAGCGAGAATTCCATTATCTATGGCCGTTATTGATTTAGCGTTATCTCCAAAATCAAATACGACAATTAAAAGTATCGATAACGCACTTAGTGATATAAGAAAAGGTCATATCGGTGTTGTCCCAAAACATTTAAAAGACGGACACTATAAAGGAGCAAAAGAACTCGGTAACTCAATTGGTTATAAAAACCCACACGACTATAACAACAACATCGTCAAACAACAATATTTACCAGACTCTTTAAAACATAAACAATATTTTAAAGATGACGGTACTTCAAAATACGAAAGCTTCTTAAATGAAACTTATAAAAATTTAAAACCATTTAATAAATATTAA